The Fibrobacterota bacterium genome contains the following window.
CGCCCAGGGCCATGGCGGTCGAAGCAGCGACGGCCAAGAGGGTCGCGCGCAGGGTTTTGTTCTGGGGGATTATTTGCTTGAGCATGGGAAGTCTCCTCGTTTTCCGTTCCGTCCCCCGGTGCCGGACCGCGAAGCGCGGCGCGTCCAGGTGACAAAGGGAAAATTACGGGACCCCCGTGTGAAGCCCCGTGTGAGGGCATGTGTGAGAGGGAAAAGACCGGAAATCAGGCGGAAGGAGCGGTTGCGAGGCCCAAGCCATCGGCCAATTCCCCGGCCAATCGGCGCACGCGCAAGGGGAGCACGCGGGTCGCGGCGAGGGCGGGCTCGAGTTCGCGCCAGCATTGTTCGGCCTCGGGCTTGCGCCCTTGGGACAAGGCGGAAAGGCCGAGCAGGCAACGGGCCCATACCGGTTCGGTTGCACGGAGCAGGGGTTCGCAACGGGCGATGGCTTCGGCGCAACGTTCGGCGATAAGGCCATGCTCGCCGGCGCGACATTCGCGTTCGGCTCGCATCAACTGCATATACGCGGGCATGACCTTGACGTTGTCGGCGCGTAGCAGGGCCAGGGTGGCATCGAAGAGCGCCTCAGCGCCGGTATCCCCCATTTGTAGGCGGGCCAGCGCTTCCAGGGCCTGGCCGAAATGCCGGTCCGCGGAATGCCGCACTACATCGTCCAATGCGTGAATCTCACGGACATGGGCCAACGCTTCCAAGGGATTTCCCTCCTCGAGTTCGAGCCTGGCAAGGTCACAGAGTATCTGGAACTCGAATTGAGGAAGCTCTTTTTCCCGCATCAGGATGCGGGCCAAGCGCAAGTGGGCGCGCGCCTCGTCCAGCCGCCCATCGCGGTGCGCGAGCCAACCGAGCCCCGTGCGCGTATCCGCTTCCTCCAGTTTGTGCTGGCGGCAAATGGACTCGGAGTGCGATAACAAGGCCCGCGCTTTGGGAATCTCTTGATCGGTGGCCAAAAGGCAAAGCGCCATGCCTGACAAGCTGAAGGCGCGGGCCAGGGGATCTTCGATTTGCGCGGCCCCCTCCTCAATATCCAGAACCACCAATCCGCGCAAGACGCTGGGATCCGGCCCGGTGAATTGGATTACCGAAAGCGCATATATGGCGGCCAAGCGCGTTTCCTCCTGACCCGCGGCCTTGGCCCTGGCTGCCAAACGCGCCAAGCGAAATTCGATTCCCGCGGGATAATCCGGCTGGTTATGGCCGGCACGGTTGGCGAGGAGGCAAAATTCGCGGCATAGGGCCCAATGACCGCCTATACGCTCGAGATGATCAATCCCGCGCTCAATGAAGTCCACCATGGACGGGAATGCCCGAAGGCGGAAGCAATGGGTCCCGGCCTCAAAGCAGGCCTCGGCCGCCAGGGTCCAGCGTTCGCCGGCCTCGGCGTGCGCGGCGACTTCTTCCCAGCCGCGCCTCAAGGCGGGATGCGATCGTAACGTCTCGGCTACGTGGGCGCGCATGCGCGCCCGGCGCGGGGCCGACAGGGTCTCCTGCGCCCGCAGCCGGATCAGGTCGTGGCCGAAGAGGTATTCCATGCCGGCCTCCCCTTCCATCACCCGCATCAGGCCCTGTCCTTCCAGGCGCTCCAAGGCGGCCAACAGGGTATGCACCGGCATTTCCAAAAGCGATTCCAGCAAGGCGGGCGGAGCGCCGCGGCCCAGGAGCGAGGCCCATTGCAGCACCAGGCGGCCGTCCTCGCCGGCCAGGCGGATGCGTTCGTCCAGCATGGCTTCGAGGCTGGCCCGCGGCCCCGCGCCCGTGTCCATGGCCAGAGCGAGCGAAGCCAGGGGATGCCCCGCGCTGCGCGCGAAGACCTCGCCGGGATCGCGATCGGAGCCGGCGGACTTGAGCAGGGAGGCGGTGCCCGCGGCGTCCAAAGGGCCCACCGGCCAGGTCTCGCAAAGGTTTTCCCGCTGCGCCAGGCGCAGGAACGGTTCGATGGGAGGATGGGCCGGGGCGGCGACGTTGCGCATGCCCGCCAAGGCCAGGCGGAACGGGCATTCGGCGTCGCGCAGGAGGTATTGCAGCAAGGCCACGGAGGCGCCGTCCAGCCAATGCACGTCGTCGAGGACCAGGGCCAAGGGCGCTTCGGCGGCCAGGGCCGCGAGCCAGGCGCGCATGGCTTCGAAGAGGGCGGACTGATCGGAATGGCCTTTATCCGGGCTCCCGGAAGGCCTGACCAGGGGGCATTCGGCCGATCCCGCCGGCAGGCCGCGCGCGGCATCGATCCAAGGGCCC
Protein-coding sequences here:
- a CDS encoding AAA family ATPase, coding for MRIQTFGGLRAWLGDDPLGLPASRQARALLACLATAERPLQRARLCELLWENSPDPRGALRWCLSRLKTVLDSGGAARLIAEDDALWVEPGGWEVDARRLRDLARAPDQAETAVLESAVAQLTGPFLADLDLNDAIRFESWRLGEEKSLTQARAAVFAEALRRHAGLPEARLRLAHVWVQQDPLDERPHIAIVESLIALGRKREALAHYERCAQMLRRNGSVPGPALEKARVAIGPLGNSGPAAPGSQPAPAPGATIIRPVNVPVTVRPPIAGRASELARFAALLAATPDRRLRLLVGEPGIGKTRLLEEMGDALAARGWRVLQGRAFEAESDRALGPWIDAARGLPAGSAECPLVRPSGSPDKGHSDQSALFEAMRAWLAALAAEAPLALVLDDVHWLDGASVALLQYLLRDAECPFRLALAGMRNVAAPAHPPIEPFLRLAQRENLCETWPVGPLDAAGTASLLKSAGSDRDPGEVFARSAGHPLASLALAMDTGAGPRASLEAMLDERIRLAGEDGRLVLQWASLLGRGAPPALLESLLEMPVHTLLAALERLEGQGLMRVMEGEAGMEYLFGHDLIRLRAQETLSAPRRARMRAHVAETLRSHPALRRGWEEVAAHAEAGERWTLAAEACFEAGTHCFRLRAFPSMVDFIERGIDHLERIGGHWALCREFCLLANRAGHNQPDYPAGIEFRLARLAARAKAAGQEETRLAAIYALSVIQFTGPDPSVLRGLVVLDIEEGAAQIEDPLARAFSLSGMALCLLATDQEIPKARALLSHSESICRQHKLEEADTRTGLGWLAHRDGRLDEARAHLRLARILMREKELPQFEFQILCDLARLELEEGNPLEALAHVREIHALDDVVRHSADRHFGQALEALARLQMGDTGAEALFDATLALLRADNVKVMPAYMQLMRAERECRAGEHGLIAERCAEAIARCEPLLRATEPVWARCLLGLSALSQGRKPEAEQCWRELEPALAATRVLPLRVRRLAGELADGLGLATAPSA